From the genome of Mixophyes fleayi isolate aMixFle1 chromosome 2, aMixFle1.hap1, whole genome shotgun sequence, one region includes:
- the NFASC gene encoding neurofascin isoform X5, which produces MTGRSSTAHSHCALRNRMKSHPGLWLSYILFLLKLVCTIDVPLDSNIQRDLLQPPTINKQSVKNYIVDPRDNIIIECEAQGNPHPTFTWTRNGKFYNVAKDPKVSFRRRSGTLVIDIYGGGRPEDYEGEYQCFARNRHGTALSNKILLQVSRSPLWPKEKLDPVVVSEGASLTLQCNPPPSLPPPVIFWMSSSMEPITQNRRVSQGLNGDLYFSNVLREDALTDYSCNARSHFTHTIQQKNAYTLKVLTTREVPERTPTFLLPTGTSSTKLVLRDEDLLLECIASGVPTPEIMWYKKGGELPSQKLKFENFNKTLRIAPVSEEDSGEYFCQASNRMGSIRHTISVRVKAAPYWLDEPKNLILAPGENGRLVCRANGNPKPTIQWLMNGEAIPASPNPNFEVAGDTIIFREVQSGNSAVFQCNASNAHGYLLANAFISILDVASRVLGPRNQLIRVIEYNRTQLDCPFFGSPIPTLRWFKNGQGSNLDGGNYRVHENGTLEINVVRKEDQGKYTCVATNILGNAENTVRLEVKEPTRIIKGPEIQTARRGSTVRLDCRVRSDVSLRLIVTWMKDDAQLYISSRMKKEDDALTIFGVAEKDQGTYTCVAKTELDQDFAKAYLTILETSSSPTSRLTSVQRDKPDPPMDLELTDLADRSIRLTWIPGDDNNSPITGFIIQFEEDRYQSGTWHNMVTVPGNVNSALLRLSPYVNYQFRVLALNDLGSSMPSPSSERYQTNGAPPEVSPSDVRGVGTRKDNMEITWTPLNSTQAYGPNLRYNVKWRQRHTGEAWSNVTVWTNRHVVWNTPVYTPYEIRVQAENEFGRAPEPNTVIGYSGEDYPKAAPTDIKLRVMNSTAISLQWTRVAPASIQGNLLEYRAYYWRESSLLKGLWVSRKKQQQSFIGDRVRGVVSFLIPYSNYKLYLVAVNGRGDGPKSDIKEFTTPEGAPSQPKNFRVSEPNQEVIIVEWSAPEHPNGNLTGYNLYYYAFNGSRKSKPVTETLSPNQTKYTVKRTDPVSRYHFTLNARTQVGSSKPVTAETPLKQDEAYTKNQVDIATQGWFIGLMCAVALLVLILLIVCFIKRSRGGKYPVREKKEVALGTEDQKDEDGSFDYRFFGR; this is translated from the exons GACGGTCAAGCACAGCACACTCACACTGCGCCCTGAGGAACAGAATGAAGTCTCACCCTGGCTTATGGCTATCTTATATCCTTTTCCTTCTTAAGCTGGTTTGCACCATTGATGTACCTCTGGACT CAAATATTCAACGAGACC TACTTCAACCTCCAACCATTAACAAGCAATCTGTGAAGAATTATATTGTTGATCCACGGGATAACATTATCATTGAGTGTGAGGCTCAGGGAAACCCACATCCCAC ATTTACATGGACACGGAATGGGAAATTTTATAATGTGGCCAAAGATCCAAAAGTTTCATTCCGCAGGAGGTCCGGAACCCTCGTCATAGACATTTACGGGGGTGGGCGGCCTGAGGACTACGAAGGAGAATATCAGTGCTTTGCTCGTAACCGGCATGGGACAGCCCTTTCCAATAAGATCTTGCTGCAAGTCTCCA GATCCCCACTGTGGCCTAAGGAAAAGCTGGACCCTGTTGTCGTAAGTGAGGGGGCTTCCCTCACTCTGCAATGCAACCCTCCCCCTAGTCTCCCTCCTCCGGTCATATTCTGGATGAGCAGCT ccATGGAGCCAATTACACAGAACAGACGAGTGTCTCAGGGTCTGAATGGGGATCTCTACTTCTCTAATGTCCTACGTGAGGATGCACTGACCGATTACAGCTGCAATGCTCGCTCCCATTTCACGCACACCATCCAGCAGAAGAATGCCTATACTCTCAAAGTGCTGACCA CCCGGGAGGTACCTGAAAGAACTCCAACATTTTTGCTGCCTACAGGGACTTCTAGCACCAAACTGGTGTTGCGTGATGAAGATCTGCTTCTAGAGTGTATCGCCTCCGGGGT ACCAACTCCTGAAATAATGTGGTACAAGAAGGGAGGGGAGCTACCTAGTCAGAAACTGAAGTTTGAGAATTTCAACAAGACTCTTCGCATTGCACCCGTGTCTGAGGAAGACAGTGGAGAGTATTTTTGCCAGGCATCAAACCGGATGGGCAGCATCAGACACACAATCTCTGTTCGGGTGAAGG CGGCTCCTTATTGGCTAGATGAACCCAAGAACCTGATATTAGCCCCAGGAGAAAATGGTCGATTGGTTTGTCGTGCCAATGGCAACCCTAAACCCACCATTCAGTGGCTGATGAATGGAGAAGCCATCCCAG cATCTCCAAACCCCAATTTTGAGGTTGCTGGTGACACCATCATCTTCCGAGAAGTGCAGAGTGGTAACAGTGCAGTGTTTCAGTGCAACGCGTCCAATGCCCATGGCTATCTGCTGGCTAATGCCTTCATCAGCATCCTTG ATGTTGCCTCACGGGTGCTTGGTCCTCGGAATCAACTAATAAGAGTGATCGAATACAACAGGACTCAACTGGATTGCCCATTCTTTGGCTCTCCTATTCCTACACTTCGCTG GTTTAAGAATGGGCAGGGCAGTAACTTGGATGGAGGAAATTACAGAGTGCATGAGAACGGCACCCTGGAGATCAACGTTGTGCGGAAGGAAGATCAAGGAAAATACACCTGTGTTGCTACCAACATCCTTGGCAATGCTGAAAATACTGTGCGTCTAGAAGTCAAAG AGCCTACCCGCATTATTAAGGGTCCTGAGATTCAGACAGCGAGACGAGGCTCTACTGTGCGCCTGGATTGTCGCGTGAGGAGTGACGTTTCACTCAGACTGATCGTCACTTGGATGAAGGATGATGCTCAATTGTACATAAGTAGCAG AATGAAGAAAGAGGACGACGCCCTCACAATATTCGGGGTAGCAGAGAAGGACCAGGGAACATACACCTGTGTGGCCAAAACAGAGTTAGATCAGGACTTTGCCAAAGCCTATCTCACCATCCTGG aaacttcctcttcacCTACTAGCCGACTGACATCAGTACAAAGAG ATAAACCAGATCCTCCCATGGACTTGGAGCTAACCGACCTTGCAGATAGAAGTATCCGTCTCACCTGGATTCCAGGGGACGATAACAACAGTCCAATAACAG GTTTCATTATACAGTTTGAGGAGGACCGTTATCAGTCAGGCACCTGGCACAACATGGTCACTGTCCCTGGTAATGTGAACTCTGCTCTACTTCGTCTCTCTCCATATGTCAACTACCAGTTTCGAGTACTGGCACTGAATGATCTTGGAAGCAGCATGCCCAGCCCATCATCTGAGCGATACCAGACCAATGGGGCAC CCCCAGAGGTTAGTCCTAGTGATGTCCGTGGAGTGGGGACTCGCAAAGACAACATGGAGATTACATGGACA CCGCTGAACTCCACACAGGCATATGGGCCAAACCTACGATATAATGTTAAGTGGCGCCAGCGTCACACAGGAGAGGCATGGAGCAATGTTACTGTTTGGACCAACAGGCATGTAGTGTGGAACACTCCTGTGTACACCCCTTATGAAATAAGAGTGCAGGCAGAAAACGAGTTTGGCAGAGCACCAGAACCAAACACTGTGATTGGATACTCTGGAGAGGACT ATCCTAAGGCAGCACCAACTGATATTAAATTGAGGGTCATGAACAGCACTGCCATCTCCCTTCAATGGACCCGTGTGGCCCCTGCTTCTATTCAAGGGAACCTCCTGGAATACAGA GCATATTACTGGAGGGAAAGTAGTTTGCTGAAGGGCCTCTGGGTCTCCCGAAAAAAGCAGCAGCAAAGTTTTATCGGGGATCGTGTTCGAGGGGTCGTGTCATTCCTGATACCTTACAGCAACTACAAATTATACTTGGTGGCAGTGAATGGCCGAGGAGATGGCCCGAAGAGTGACATTAAAGAGTTCACCACACCAGAGGGAG CACCCAGTCAGCCTAAAAACTTTAGAGTCAGTGAACCAAACCAGGAAGTCATAATCGTAGAGTGGAGTGCTCCAGAACATCCCAATGGAAACCTAACTGGGTACAACCTGTACTACTATGCAT TCAATGGGAGCAGAAAGTCAAAACCTGTGACCGAGACACTGTCCCCAAACCAGACAAAGTACACTGTGAAAAGGACAGACCCGGTGTCACGTTATCACTTCACCCTGAATGCAAGGACTCAGGTTGGATCTAGTAAACCGGTCACAGCTGAAACCCCCCTCAAGCAGGATGAAG